The window CTGCTCCGCGAACAGGGGCGCGAGGCGCACGCCCTCGACGGCGGGTTCCCGGCGTGGGCGGCGGCGGGGTACCCGGTCGAGCGCGGCCGGCCGGCATGAGCCACGGCCGGCGACATGGTCAAGGGTCGGTGAGTCGGGCCGCTCTGCGGACGCCCGAGCGCGGCGCGGTCCGCGAGGTCGCCGGCCTGTTCCTGAAGCTCGGCTGGATCGCCTTCGGGGGACCCGCCGCGCACATCGCGCTCATGCGGCAGGAGGTGGTCACCCGGCGCAAGTGGGTGACCGAGCAACAGTTCCTCGATCTGCTGGGGGCGAGCAACCTGATCCCGGGGCCGACCTCCACCGAGCTGGCCATCTACCTCGGATACGCGCGCGCGGGTCGCGTCGGGCTCGTGCTCGCGGGGACGCTGTTCATCCTCCCCGCCATGCTGCTCGTGCTGGCGCTCGCCTGGGCCTACGTGCGGTACGGGACGACGCCGCAGGTCACCGCGCTCCTCTACGGCATCAAGCCGGTCATCATCGCGGTGATCGTGCAGGCCATCTACGGACTCCTCCGCACCGCGGTCAAGACCTGGCGCCTCGGCGTCGTGGTCGTGCTGGCGCTCGGACTCTATCTGCTCGGCGTCAACCCTCTGATCCCGCTCTTCGGCCTCGCGCTCTTCGTCATGCTCGTGGAGAACCGCGCCCGATTCGGCCGCAGTACTCGGGCGTCCGGTGGGGTGGCGCCGCTGGCCGCGCCGATCCTGCCCTTGCTGCCGGGGACGGCGGTACCCGCCGCCATCGCGGGTTTCAGCCTGGCCGCGCTCTTCCTTACGTTCGTGAAGATCGGCGCCACGCTCTACGGCAGCGGATACGTCCTCCTGGCGTTCTTGCGCGACGACTTCGTCCACCGGCTCGGCTGGCTCACGGATCGCCAGCTCCTCGACGCCATCGCGGTCGGGCAGTTCACCCCCGGTCCGGTATTCACGACGGCCACCTTCATCGGGTATCTGACCGGCGGCTGGGTTGGCGCCGTCGTCGCGACCGTCGGCATTTTTCTTCCGTCGTTCGTGTTCGTCGCGGTCGTCTATCCGTTGGTCCCACGCCTGCGGGCCTCGCCCTGGACGGCGGCCTTTTTGGACGGGGCGAACGCCGCGGCGCTCGGCCTCATGACCGCGGTGGCGTGGCAGCTCGGCCTGACCAGCATTGTCGATCCGCTCACGGCCGCTCTCGCCCTCGCGGCCGCGGTCGCGCTGATTCGATTTCGGGTCAATTCCGCCTGGCTCGTTCTCGGTGGGGCGGCGGTCGGGCTGTTGTTCAAGCTGGCCACAGGGTGAGGCAGAGGGAGGGCGGCCCGCGGGCGTCGCCGAGCGGGCTGCGGTATGATGATACCGTGCATGGGTTTCGCATCGTGTTTCTCTTCGTCGACGGTCTCGGCCTCGGTGTGCCGGATCCGGCCGTCAATCCCGTCGTGCGCGCGGCGACCCCCACATTGCGCGCGTTGCTCGGCGGCCCGCTGGCGGATCACGCGCCCCGCCGCACGGCGTCGGCGCGGCTCGAGCCGCTGGATGCGTGCCTCGGAGTGGCGGGGCTGCCCCAGAGCGCGACCGGACAGACGGCGCTCCTGACCGGCTGCAACGCCCCGGCGCACATCGGCCGGCACCTCACCGCCTATCCCACGCCGTCGCTCGCCGCCCTCCTCGACACGCACGGGATCATGGGGACCCTGCGGCGCCGCGGCGCGCCCGTGGCCCTGGGCAACGCGTATACCCCCGCGTACTTCGAAGCCGTGGCGGCGCGGCGGCTCCGTTACGCGGCCATCACGCGGCACGCGCTGCAGGCCGGCGTGCGCCTGCGGACGGTGGACGATCTCGCGGCCGGGCGGGCCGTGTATCAGGATCTGACGAACGACCGCGCGCGTGAGTTGGGGGCCGATGTCCCGCTCATCACGCCGGAGGCGGCGGGCCGCAATCTCGCGGTGCTGGCACGGGACCACGCGTTCACGATCTTCGAGTTCTTCCAGACCGACTTGGCCGGACACGGCCGGCTCGACGGCGCGGTCGAGGTCGTCGAGCGGCTCGACCGATTCGTGGGCGCCGTCCTCGCGCACACCGATCTCGCGACAACCCTCGTCCTGCTGACGAGCGACCACGGCAACGTGGAGGACGCGCGCACCCGCGCGCACACGACGAATCCGGTGCCGGCGCTGCTCGTCGGAGCCCGGCGCGACCTGGCGGCCGAGCGGCTCCATGCGATCACCGACGTCGCGCCGGTCTGCCTGGATCTGCTCGCCGACCCGCCCGCGTCCGGCGGCGCGGCGCGGCCCGCCCCCGGACGGGGACAGGCCGGCGCGGAGGTGCGGGCGTGACCCCGCGCGCGCTGCGCGTCTTGGGGTTCCCCGCGGTCCGGGAGCGTCTCGCCGCGCTGTGCGTCTCCGCCATGGGTCGCGAGCGGGCGGTGGCGCTCGAGCCGTCGCCGTGGCTCGACGAAGCGGCGCGACGGCAGCGGCTGACCACCGAGGCGCGGACGCTCGCCGACGGCGCGGGAGGCCTGCCCGTGCGCGGCATCCGCGACATCCGCGCCGCGGTGCATCGCACGGAGATCGGCGGGGCGCTCGCGGCGCTCGAACTGCTTGACGTCCGCGATACCCTTGCGGTGGGCCGGGCCCTCAAAGGGTTCCTCGTGGCCCACGCCGCCGAGGCGCCGGGGCTCGCCGAGCAGGCCGACGGGGTGTCGGTGTTTGCGGAGCTCGAGGGGACGATCGGCGCCGCGATCGCCGAGGACGGCGCGATCACGGACCAGGCGAGTTTGGACCTGGCGAAGATCCGGCGAGAACGGCGCACGGCCGACGCCCGGCTCCGCGAGCATCTTGACCAAGTGCTTCGGACCCCGGCGGTGCAGCGCATGCTGCGGGACCCGCTGGTGACCATCCGGGGCGACCGGTACGTCGTGCCCGTCCGCATCGAGTTCCGCGACCAATTCCCCGGCATTTTGCACGACCAGTCGGCGAGCGGCGTCACGGTGTTCATGGAGCCGCTCGCGATCGTCCCGTTCGGCAACCGCGTGCGCGAACTGGCCGCGGCCGAAGAGGTGGAGATCGCCCGCATCCTGGCGGCGCTGAGCGCCGCGGTGGCGGCAGAAGCGGAGCGGATCGGGGAGACGCTCGAGACACTTGCGGCGCTCGATCTCGTCGCGGCGGCGGCCGCGCTCAGCCACCGCTGGGACGCATCGCCGCCGCGCCTCAACGCCTCTGGCCGCGTGGACCTGCGCGGCGCGCGGCATCCGCTCCTCACCGGCACCGTCGTCCCGATCGACCTGCGGCTCGGCGGGGAGTTCCGCACGCTCGTGATCACCGGTCCCAACACCGGGGGCAAGACGGTGACGCTGCGCACGCTCGGCCTCCTCACCCTGATGGCGCAGGCCGGGCTGCACGTGCCGGCGGCGCCGGACAGCGAGGTGGCGGTGTTTGCCGGCGTGTTCGCGGATATCGGGGACGAGCAGAGCATCGAGCAGAACCTGTCCACGTTCTCGTCCCACATGACCGCGATCGTGGAGATCCTCCGGCTGCTCGAGGCGATGCCCGCGGAACCAGGGGCCGCGCTCGTGCTGCTCGACGAGATCGGCGCCGGAACGGACCCCGTCGAGGGGACGGCGCTCGCGCGCGCGATCATCGAAACCCTCCACGCCCGCCGGGCCTGCACCGCGGTGACGACACACTACACCGAATTGAAGGCGCTGGCGTTTACCCATGCGGGGATCGAAAACGCGTCGGTCGAGTTCGATGAAGAGACGCTCCGCCCGACGTACCGCCTGCTGATCGGCACGCCCGGACGCAGCAACGCGCTCGCCATCGCCTCCCGGCTGGGGCTGGACCCCGCCGTCGTCGAGCAGGCGCGGCGCTACCTCTCGCAGGAGCAGGCGGACCTCAGCCGCGTGATCGAGCGCGTCGAGGAAGAACGCGAGGCCTTGGCCGCGGAGCGCGACGCTGCGGCGCGCGAGCGTCTCGATTTTGGCCGCACGAGGGCCCGGGCGGAGGAGGGCCTCCGGCGCGCCGCCGACATGCGCCGGCGCAGCCTCGAGCGGATGCGGGACGAGCTCGAGTCCCTCCTCCGCGCGGGCCGGCGCGAACTCGAGGCGCTCGTGGCGGCGTTGCGAACGGAGCGGTCGCCCGAGGCCGCGGCCCGGCTGCGCGCGCACCTGCGTGCGCTCGGCCGGGCCGCGGAGACGTACACAGAAGCCGTCGCCCCGCCGCCGCCCGGCACGCCGGTCGACGCCGTCCGGGCCGGCGAGCGCGTGCTCGTCGCCTCGCTCGGCCGGCCGGGCGTCGTGCAGGCGGAGCCCGACGCCCACGGTGAAGTCGAGGTGCAGGTCGGCGCGATGAAAGTCCGCGTCCCGCTCGATGACCTCCGGCATGAGGAGGGCGCCCCGGCCGGCGACCGTGACGGCGCGGGCGGCTCTACGCGGGGACCGGCGGCCGCCCCGCCCGGCGCATGGGACCCGGCCGAGCCGCCGCCGGCCAGTATTCATCTGCGCGGCATGACGGTCGACGAGGCGATCCTGGCCCTGGACAAGTACCTGGACGACGCCGCGCTCGCCGGGCTGCCGTTCGTGACCGTCATCCACGGCAAGGGCACCGGCACGCTGCGGCGGGCGCTGCACGAGTTTCTCGCCCACCATCCGCACGTCGCCTCGTTCCGGCTGGGCGGCGAAGGCGAAGGGGGGAGCGGGGCGACGATCGTCACGCTGTCGCAGCGGTGAACGCCCTCACGGCGCACCCTCACCACCGCCACCCCGGCCTGTCCCCGTCGGGGGGCCCGTCCCCGTGGGGGGGCGGCGCGCGTGGCGCGCTGTCCGGTGCGTTCGGGGTCATCCTTGCGTTGCTGGTGCTCGAAGCGGCCGGCGGGTGGTGGACCGGCAGCCTGGCGCTCCTCGCCGACGCGGGGCACCTCCTCGTCGACCTGGGCAGTCTCGGCCTGGGCCTGCTGGCCGCATGGATCGCGGGACGTCCGGTGACGGTGGAGATGTCGTACGGCTACCGCCGCGCCGAAATTCTGGCCGCGCTCACGAACACCGTGGCGCTCTGGGCGGTGGCCGCGGCCATCGGCTATGAGGCCCTCGGCCGTCTGCGGATCCCACATCCCGTCGCGGCGCAGGGCATGCTGGCCGTCGCGATCGCGGGGCTGATCGGGAATGTGATCGCCGGCGGCCTGCTGGCGCGCGCGCAGGGCGAGAGTCTGAACGTCCGCGCAGCCCTCGCGCACGTGCTCGCGGACGGCGCGGCGGCCGTCGGCACGATCGCGGCCGCGCTCGTCATCCTCATCAGCGGATGGACGCGCGCCGACGCCGTCGTGGGCCTCGGCGTGGCGGGGTTGCTCGTCGCCGGGTCATTGCCGTTGCTGCGGGAGGCGGTGCGCGTGCTGATGGAAGGGACGCCGTCCGGGGTCTCGCTGCCCGAGGTGCAGCGGGCGATGACGGCTGAGTCCGGCGTCTGCGAAGTCCACGACCTCCACGTCTGGTCGCTCACGAGCGGCGTCGCCGCGATCAGCGCCCACGTGCGCATCCGGGAGGATGCCGACGCCCAGCAGGTGCTCGCCAACCTCGGGACGCTGCTGCGGGAGCGGTTTGGACTGTCTCACGCGACGCTGCAGGTCGAGGCGGCGGAGTTTCTCGATCCCTGGCATCCGCGGTGCGCGCCGGGGGCCGGCCCGCACGCCGGCTGAGCGGTGCTATAATTCCGCCGTGACTACGCCCAGTCCGCGCGAACAATTGGCGCTCCTCGCCCGCGGAACGGCCGAGATCATCAGCGAGGAGGCCCTGCTCGCCAAACTCGAGCAGCGCCGGCCGCTGCGGGTCAAGCTCGGGATGGATCCGACGGCGCCCGACATCCACCTCGGCAACGCGATCGTGCTGCAGAAACTCCGCCAGTTTCAGGACCTGGGCCACGAGGCAGTCCTCGTGATCGGCGACTTCACCGGCCTGATCGGCGATCCGTCCGGCAAGTCCGAGACCCGGCCGCAGCTCAGCCGCGAGGCGGTCGAGCGCAACGCCGCGACGTACCGCGATCAGTACAGCCGCATTCTCGACGCCGGCCGCACGCGGGTGGTGTTCAACAGCGAGTGGCTGGCGCCGATGCGGTTCGAAGACGTGATCCGGCTCGCCGGCCGGGCGACGGTGCACCGCCTCCTGGAGCGCGACGACTTTGCCAAGCGCTACCGCGAGCATCTCCCGATTCACGTCCACGAGCTGCTGTATCCGCTCTGCCAGGCCTATGACTCGGTCGCGATCCGGGCGGACGTCGAGCTCGGCGGCACCGATCAGAAGTTCAACAACCTGATGGGCCGCGATCTCCAGCGGGAGATGGGGCAGGAGCCGCAGGTCGTGGTGCTCACGCCGCTGCTCCCGGGACTCGACGGCGTCCAGAAGATGAGCAAGAGCCTCGGTAACGCGATCGGCATCACGGAGCCGCCGAACGAGATGTACGCCAAGGTGATGTCCCTGGCCGACGACCTGATGATCCCCTACTTCGAATACTGCACGCTCGTCCCGCTCGAGGAGGTCCGCGCCCTCGCGTCTGCGCTGCGGACCGGCCGCGC is drawn from bacterium and contains these coding sequences:
- a CDS encoding metalloenzyme, which produces MHGFRIVFLFVDGLGLGVPDPAVNPVVRAATPTLRALLGGPLADHAPRRTASARLEPLDACLGVAGLPQSATGQTALLTGCNAPAHIGRHLTAYPTPSLAALLDTHGIMGTLRRRGAPVALGNAYTPAYFEAVAARRLRYAAITRHALQAGVRLRTVDDLAAGRAVYQDLTNDRARELGADVPLITPEAAGRNLAVLARDHAFTIFEFFQTDLAGHGRLDGAVEVVERLDRFVGAVLAHTDLATTLVLLTSDHGNVEDARTRAHTTNPVPALLVGARRDLAAERLHAITDVAPVCLDLLADPPASGGAARPAPGRGQAGAEVRA
- a CDS encoding cation diffusion facilitator family transporter, with protein sequence MNALTAHPHHRHPGLSPSGGPSPWGGGARGALSGAFGVILALLVLEAAGGWWTGSLALLADAGHLLVDLGSLGLGLLAAWIAGRPVTVEMSYGYRRAEILAALTNTVALWAVAAAIGYEALGRLRIPHPVAAQGMLAVAIAGLIGNVIAGGLLARAQGESLNVRAALAHVLADGAAAVGTIAAALVILISGWTRADAVVGLGVAGLLVAGSLPLLREAVRVLMEGTPSGVSLPEVQRAMTAESGVCEVHDLHVWSLTSGVAAISAHVRIREDADAQQVLANLGTLLRERFGLSHATLQVEAAEFLDPWHPRCAPGAGPHAG
- the chrA gene encoding chromate efflux transporter, producing MSRAALRTPERGAVREVAGLFLKLGWIAFGGPAAHIALMRQEVVTRRKWVTEQQFLDLLGASNLIPGPTSTELAIYLGYARAGRVGLVLAGTLFILPAMLLVLALAWAYVRYGTTPQVTALLYGIKPVIIAVIVQAIYGLLRTAVKTWRLGVVVVLALGLYLLGVNPLIPLFGLALFVMLVENRARFGRSTRASGGVAPLAAPILPLLPGTAVPAAIAGFSLAALFLTFVKIGATLYGSGYVLLAFLRDDFVHRLGWLTDRQLLDAIAVGQFTPGPVFTTATFIGYLTGGWVGAVVATVGIFLPSFVFVAVVYPLVPRLRASPWTAAFLDGANAAALGLMTAVAWQLGLTSIVDPLTAALALAAAVALIRFRVNSAWLVLGGAAVGLLFKLATG
- the tyrS gene encoding tyrosine--tRNA ligase, giving the protein MTTPSPREQLALLARGTAEIISEEALLAKLEQRRPLRVKLGMDPTAPDIHLGNAIVLQKLRQFQDLGHEAVLVIGDFTGLIGDPSGKSETRPQLSREAVERNAATYRDQYSRILDAGRTRVVFNSEWLAPMRFEDVIRLAGRATVHRLLERDDFAKRYREHLPIHVHELLYPLCQAYDSVAIRADVELGGTDQKFNNLMGRDLQREMGQEPQVVVLTPLLPGLDGVQKMSKSLGNAIGITEPPNEMYAKVMSLADDLMIPYFEYCTLVPLEEVRALASALRTGRAHPRDVKQRLAHAITARHWDAAAADAAAAEFTRVFREHERPDEIPDVALSRARARNGTMRLAHLLVALGLAPTNSEARRLIDQGGVSLDETRATGDADVPLRDGLVVRVGRRRFARVRLTA
- a CDS encoding endonuclease MutS2, whose amino-acid sequence is MTPRALRVLGFPAVRERLAALCVSAMGRERAVALEPSPWLDEAARRQRLTTEARTLADGAGGLPVRGIRDIRAAVHRTEIGGALAALELLDVRDTLAVGRALKGFLVAHAAEAPGLAEQADGVSVFAELEGTIGAAIAEDGAITDQASLDLAKIRRERRTADARLREHLDQVLRTPAVQRMLRDPLVTIRGDRYVVPVRIEFRDQFPGILHDQSASGVTVFMEPLAIVPFGNRVRELAAAEEVEIARILAALSAAVAAEAERIGETLETLAALDLVAAAAALSHRWDASPPRLNASGRVDLRGARHPLLTGTVVPIDLRLGGEFRTLVITGPNTGGKTVTLRTLGLLTLMAQAGLHVPAAPDSEVAVFAGVFADIGDEQSIEQNLSTFSSHMTAIVEILRLLEAMPAEPGAALVLLDEIGAGTDPVEGTALARAIIETLHARRACTAVTTHYTELKALAFTHAGIENASVEFDEETLRPTYRLLIGTPGRSNALAIASRLGLDPAVVEQARRYLSQEQADLSRVIERVEEEREALAAERDAAARERLDFGRTRARAEEGLRRAADMRRRSLERMRDELESLLRAGRRELEALVAALRTERSPEAAARLRAHLRALGRAAETYTEAVAPPPPGTPVDAVRAGERVLVASLGRPGVVQAEPDAHGEVEVQVGAMKVRVPLDDLRHEEGAPAGDRDGAGGSTRGPAAAPPGAWDPAEPPPASIHLRGMTVDEAILALDKYLDDAALAGLPFVTVIHGKGTGTLRRALHEFLAHHPHVASFRLGGEGEGGSGATIVTLSQR